The proteins below come from a single Streptomyces sp. B3I8 genomic window:
- a CDS encoding DUF3027 domain-containing protein yields MSAASTRSRTPDRLCAEAVDLARAAAEEAAAPGIVGAHTGAVSEGDRVVTHYFECQELGYRGWRWAVTVARASRAKNVTVDEAVLLPGPDAVLAPEWVPWSERLRPGDMGPGDLLPTDADDLRLEPGYTGEDEPAPNSAVSAGMAELVEAEDAEVTAGTPAHLPFAPLRGSVAAIAEELGLRRARVLSRYGLHIAADRWEESYGAKTPMAQAAPASCASCGFLAPIGGSLGQAFGVCANEFSPADGRVVSLAYGCGGHSEAAVMPKAPVPAAPVVDETLLDPFPLRPSTDTGSLPATEPADTELGHS; encoded by the coding sequence CGAGGCCGTCGACCTCGCCCGCGCCGCAGCCGAGGAGGCCGCCGCCCCCGGCATCGTCGGCGCGCACACCGGAGCCGTCTCCGAGGGCGACCGCGTCGTCACCCATTACTTCGAGTGCCAGGAGCTCGGTTACCGGGGCTGGCGCTGGGCGGTGACCGTCGCCCGCGCTTCCCGCGCGAAGAATGTCACCGTCGACGAGGCGGTCCTGCTGCCCGGCCCCGACGCGGTGCTCGCCCCCGAGTGGGTGCCGTGGAGCGAGCGGCTGCGCCCCGGCGACATGGGCCCCGGCGACCTGCTGCCCACCGACGCGGACGACCTCCGGCTGGAGCCGGGGTACACCGGCGAGGACGAGCCGGCCCCGAACAGCGCGGTCTCCGCGGGCATGGCCGAGCTGGTCGAGGCGGAGGACGCCGAGGTCACCGCCGGCACACCGGCGCACCTCCCGTTCGCGCCCCTGCGCGGCTCCGTCGCCGCGATCGCCGAGGAGCTCGGGCTGCGGCGGGCGCGCGTCCTCTCGCGGTACGGGCTGCACATCGCGGCCGACCGCTGGGAGGAGTCGTACGGAGCGAAGACCCCGATGGCGCAGGCCGCGCCCGCGTCGTGCGCGAGCTGCGGCTTCCTCGCACCGATCGGCGGGTCGCTCGGACAGGCGTTCGGCGTGTGCGCCAACGAGTTCTCCCCGGCGGACGGGCGGGTCGTCTCCCTCGCGTACGGCTGCGGCGGGCACTCGGAGGCGGCGGTGATGCCGAAGGCCCCGGTGCCGGCGGCCCCGGTCGTCGACGAAACCCTCCTCGACCCCTTCCCCCTGCGCCCGTCGACGGACACCGGCTCACTCCCTGCGACCGAACCGGCGGACACGGAACTCGGCCACTCGTAA